A DNA window from Thalassospiraceae bacterium LMO-JJ14 contains the following coding sequences:
- a CDS encoding FAD-binding oxidoreductase, with product MLIHNVRFAIIGAGIAGASLAYRLSEQLGSGRDILLLEREDRPGYHSTGRSAAVYTETYGPPVIRALTAASRSFFDAPPSGFADNPLLHPLGLMLIGGEHRREKADNLFEQCRALTPTIQYLEGDAVSNLVPVLKPEWAAVGVLEPDAMSMDVAAIHEGYLRGFKSRDGVILTDAGVLAADCTSGLWRLETRNSTVNAEVVINASGAWADEIAQMAGLSPLGIQPKRRTALVFQAPSEHDTSTWPMINDIDETFYFKPDAGRILASPEEATPMPPCDVQPDEYDIAVTVDRIENATTMQIRRIDNKWAGLRSFFDDGVPALGFDPRAKGFFWLAGQGGYGITTSDAMARLATHRILNIPDPGEVIDKGVDLSVISPARLVK from the coding sequence GTGCTTATACATAATGTAAGGTTTGCCATCATCGGCGCGGGCATTGCCGGCGCTTCGCTCGCCTATCGCTTGTCAGAACAACTGGGCAGCGGCAGGGATATTCTTCTGCTCGAACGCGAAGACCGTCCCGGGTACCATTCAACGGGCCGCTCGGCCGCCGTTTATACCGAGACATACGGGCCACCGGTGATCCGTGCGCTGACGGCGGCTTCGCGGTCGTTCTTCGATGCTCCGCCGTCCGGGTTTGCCGACAATCCGCTGCTACATCCCTTGGGGCTCATGCTGATCGGCGGCGAACACCGGCGCGAAAAGGCAGACAATCTTTTCGAGCAATGCCGCGCCTTAACTCCCACTATTCAATATCTTGAAGGTGATGCCGTCAGTAACCTCGTCCCTGTATTGAAACCGGAATGGGCTGCCGTCGGTGTTCTCGAGCCTGACGCCATGTCCATGGACGTCGCGGCGATACACGAAGGCTATCTGAGAGGCTTCAAATCCAGAGACGGCGTCATCCTAACGGATGCGGGCGTCCTTGCTGCAGATTGCACTTCAGGCCTATGGCGCCTCGAAACGAGAAACAGCACCGTGAATGCCGAAGTCGTCATCAATGCATCCGGGGCCTGGGCCGACGAGATTGCCCAGATGGCCGGGTTGTCGCCGCTGGGGATCCAGCCGAAGCGGCGCACGGCGCTTGTTTTTCAGGCACCGAGCGAACACGACACTTCAACATGGCCGATGATCAACGACATCGACGAAACCTTTTATTTCAAACCGGATGCCGGGCGCATTCTTGCTTCGCCGGAAGAAGCGACACCGATGCCGCCATGCGATGTACAACCTGACGAGTACGATATCGCCGTCACTGTCGATCGCATCGAAAACGCGACGACGATGCAAATACGGCGGATCGACAACAAGTGGGCGGGGCTGCGGAGCTTCTTCGATGACGGCGTCCCGGCGCTGGGCTTCGACCCGCGGGCCAAGGGATTCTTCTGGCTCGCTGGGCAAGGCGGTTACGGCATCACGACATCGGACGCAATGGCCAGGCTTGCAACGCACCGGATTTTGAACATCCCCGACCCTGGCGAGGTAATCGACAAAGGTGTCGATCTCAGCGTGATATCACCGGCGAGGCTGGTGAAGTGA
- a CDS encoding polyprenyl synthetase family protein, with the protein MTELERALATCAENIEKKLDRLLPETDTPEARVIEAMRYATLGGGKRIRPFLVTQSAALFGVSESRAYRAACALEIVHCYSLVHDDLPAMDDDDLRRGRPTVHKEFDEATAILCGDALLTKAFEVLADPETHDNASVRANLCLALAKASGEHGMVGGQMLDLVAEQAQLDIPEITRLQRMKTGALIAVACDMGAMMGQASNAARQALHHYAHDIGLAFQIADDLLDVEGDADEVGKRTGKDEAAGKATFVSLLGVERAREQAHLLAKQAAAHLEMFDEKGEHLKHLANFIVTRRN; encoded by the coding sequence ATGACTGAACTCGAACGCGCGCTCGCAACGTGCGCTGAAAATATTGAAAAAAAGCTCGATCGGTTGTTGCCGGAAACCGATACGCCAGAAGCCCGGGTGATCGAGGCGATGCGCTACGCGACGCTCGGCGGCGGCAAACGAATCCGGCCTTTCCTTGTGACGCAGTCAGCCGCGCTGTTCGGCGTTTCCGAGAGCCGCGCCTATCGTGCGGCCTGTGCCCTTGAAATAGTGCACTGCTATTCGCTGGTTCATGATGATCTGCCGGCCATGGACGACGATGACCTGCGCCGCGGCCGTCCGACGGTACACAAGGAATTCGACGAGGCGACGGCCATCCTCTGCGGCGATGCCCTGTTGACGAAAGCATTCGAGGTTCTGGCCGACCCGGAAACGCACGACAATGCCAGCGTCCGTGCGAACCTTTGCCTGGCATTGGCCAAGGCGTCCGGTGAACATGGCATGGTCGGCGGTCAGATGCTGGATCTGGTTGCGGAACAGGCTCAACTTGATATTCCGGAAATTACAAGGCTCCAGCGCATGAAGACGGGGGCGCTGATTGCGGTTGCTTGCGATATGGGGGCGATGATGGGGCAGGCTTCCAATGCGGCCCGCCAGGCCCTGCACCATTATGCGCACGATATAGGATTGGCATTTCAGATTGCAGACGATCTTTTGGATGTCGAAGGTGATGCTGACGAAGTCGGCAAGCGGACAGGCAAGGACGAAGCCGCCGGAAAAGCGACATTTGTATCGCTGCTGGGTGTTGAACGAGCCCGCGAACAGGCCCATTTACTGGCAAAACAGGCGGCGGCTCACCTTGAAATGTTCGATGAAAAAGGTGAGCATTTAAAGCATCTTGCGAATTTTATCGTGACTCGACGCAATTAA
- a CDS encoding efflux RND transporter permease subunit → MNGLIRLSIERPIAVLAAVLMVVMFGAVALAKIPIQLTPDVRKPIISLETIWPGAAPAEIEREITNEQEEVLKGIEGLEEISSESQDGRSRITMEFTVGQDMSRALLLTANRLDRVSNYPDEADQPSIRTASSEDNPIAWFVLVRTGDNEQAIHTFGDYAEDVIQDRLERVTGVSRVNMYGAANREMVVRVDPNAMARYRLTVSDVVDTMRAANSSVSAGDVDEGKRRYIVRTEGEFTSLEDVKNVVIRSQSDGTGVGVARVTVGDIAQVLFDYSDPSARIRVNGRPAIAINTVRETGANVIETMDGIRAAITELNDKLLPSQQLQLIQVYDETVYIDSSISLVQQNIVIGGLLAAFVLLIFLRSGGATLIVSMAIPVSVIGAFVAMAFLGRSLNVISMAGIAFAVGMVVDAAIVVLENIFRLREKGYSRVEASYLGAKQVWVAVLVSALTTVMVFIPILVMDLEVGQLFRDIAVALSVSVMLSLLVAITVIPALSKKLLGGPDEHSITRRRIPGIDNIAEGFHAFVIGFTRRVIASKMLSIATVLVLCSAGAFTTYALLPKLEYLPDGNRNLIFGVVAPPPGYNLDTTEDIASKFEAEMIPLLAENNPEGKRADGAPLVDRFFFVATRGITFLGASAYDPDRVKDLIPILKSAALKEPGTFGLISQRSLFGRGIGGSRSIELNVMGEDLETILGTAVQAVGLVEQVLPRNEGTQLRPKPGLELGAPEVRVYPNRVKLADNGVTARQLSDTLDAFNDGLRVAEITVGNKRIDLKIKGPDNQVTETQGINYLPVSTPSGIILPASELADIVVTSGPTQINHLERLRTVTLEIRPPDSVPLETALDTLQTGVIDKLQAQGLPPGVQLRMTGTADSLNQTWAHMKFDLLIAVVIVYLVMAVLFESFVYPMVIMLSVPLATAGGVLGLAVMNQFTFQPLDMLTLLGFVILIGIVVNNAILLVHQTLYHMREEGMFVTDAIMESTSNRIRPIFMSTTTSVFGMMPLVLFPGAGSELYRGLGSVVLGGLSLSAILTLAIIPPLMSLFCAAVERNRDERMQRKADQDADDRKSGLPAIEDKSADSTTITSPTPNKPQAEPNAAE, encoded by the coding sequence ATGAACGGCTTGATCCGCTTATCGATTGAGCGGCCCATCGCCGTTCTGGCGGCGGTTCTGATGGTCGTCATGTTCGGTGCTGTTGCACTTGCCAAAATTCCGATTCAGCTGACACCTGACGTCCGCAAACCGATCATCAGTCTGGAAACGATCTGGCCGGGCGCCGCACCTGCTGAAATCGAACGCGAAATCACCAACGAGCAGGAAGAGGTCCTCAAGGGGATTGAAGGGCTTGAGGAGATATCCTCGGAAAGCCAGGACGGCCGCTCGCGCATTACGATGGAGTTCACCGTCGGTCAGGATATGAGCCGGGCACTTTTGCTGACTGCAAACCGTCTCGACCGCGTCAGCAATTATCCCGATGAAGCCGATCAGCCGTCGATCCGCACCGCCAGTTCGGAAGACAATCCGATTGCCTGGTTCGTGTTGGTACGGACCGGAGACAATGAACAGGCTATCCACACGTTCGGCGATTATGCCGAAGATGTCATTCAGGACCGCCTTGAACGGGTAACCGGTGTTTCACGTGTGAACATGTATGGCGCCGCCAATCGCGAGATGGTCGTCCGTGTCGACCCCAATGCCATGGCGCGTTATCGACTCACGGTGTCCGACGTCGTCGACACCATGCGTGCCGCAAACTCATCTGTTTCCGCCGGTGACGTCGATGAAGGCAAGCGCCGCTATATTGTCCGCACCGAAGGCGAATTCACGTCGCTCGAGGATGTCAAAAATGTCGTCATTCGCTCGCAAAGCGACGGCACCGGTGTCGGTGTTGCCCGTGTCACCGTCGGCGACATCGCGCAGGTGCTTTTTGATTACTCCGATCCGAGTGCACGTATTCGTGTGAACGGACGCCCTGCAATTGCCATCAACACCGTGCGTGAAACCGGCGCCAACGTGATTGAAACAATGGACGGCATCCGCGCCGCCATAACTGAGTTGAACGATAAACTTCTGCCGAGCCAGCAACTTCAGCTCATCCAGGTCTATGACGAGACGGTGTACATCGATTCCTCGATCAGTCTGGTGCAGCAGAACATCGTCATCGGCGGCCTGCTGGCCGCGTTTGTCCTTTTGATTTTCCTGCGCTCGGGCGGCGCAACGCTGATTGTCTCGATGGCCATCCCGGTATCCGTCATTGGTGCTTTTGTCGCCATGGCTTTCCTTGGCCGTTCACTCAACGTGATCTCGATGGCCGGCATTGCATTTGCCGTCGGCATGGTCGTCGATGCTGCGATTGTCGTGCTCGAGAATATCTTCAGATTGCGCGAAAAAGGCTATAGCCGTGTCGAGGCGTCATACCTCGGGGCCAAACAGGTCTGGGTCGCGGTCCTGGTGTCCGCGCTGACAACCGTCATGGTATTCATCCCCATTCTTGTCATGGATCTCGAGGTCGGGCAGTTGTTCCGCGATATCGCCGTGGCACTTTCGGTGTCGGTGATGCTATCGCTGTTGGTGGCTATCACGGTCATTCCGGCACTGTCGAAAAAGCTGCTCGGCGGTCCGGACGAACACAGCATTACGCGCCGTCGCATCCCCGGCATCGATAATATTGCCGAGGGCTTCCATGCATTCGTGATTGGGTTTACCCGCCGCGTCATCGCCAGCAAAATGCTTTCGATCGCAACCGTGCTGGTCCTTTGCAGTGCAGGCGCCTTTACCACATATGCCCTGCTTCCGAAGCTCGAATACTTGCCGGACGGCAATCGGAACCTGATCTTCGGCGTCGTTGCACCGCCACCAGGCTACAACCTCGACACCACGGAAGACATTGCCTCCAAATTCGAGGCCGAAATGATTCCGTTGCTGGCCGAGAATAACCCGGAAGGAAAACGTGCCGATGGCGCACCGCTGGTTGACCGGTTCTTCTTTGTCGCCACGCGCGGCATCACATTCCTGGGTGCATCGGCTTACGATCCGGATCGGGTCAAGGATCTGATCCCGATCCTCAAGTCGGCGGCCCTCAAGGAGCCGGGCACGTTCGGCCTTATTTCCCAGCGTTCGCTGTTCGGGCGCGGCATCGGCGGTTCGCGCTCTATTGAATTGAATGTGATGGGTGAAGACCTTGAAACCATCCTCGGCACTGCCGTACAGGCTGTCGGTCTGGTGGAGCAGGTCCTGCCCAGAAACGAAGGGACGCAATTGCGACCGAAACCCGGACTTGAACTGGGCGCGCCTGAAGTACGGGTTTATCCGAACCGGGTAAAACTGGCGGATAACGGCGTTACCGCGCGGCAACTTTCCGATACACTGGATGCATTCAACGACGGTCTGCGCGTTGCCGAGATTACCGTCGGCAACAAACGCATCGATCTGAAGATCAAGGGGCCAGATAATCAGGTAACGGAGACTCAGGGCATCAACTACCTGCCCGTTTCCACCCCTTCGGGCATCATTCTGCCTGCGAGTGAGCTTGCCGATATCGTTGTCACGTCGGGCCCTACGCAGATAAATCACCTGGAAAGACTCCGGACCGTGACGCTTGAAATTCGACCGCCGGATTCAGTCCCGCTGGAAACGGCTCTCGACACACTGCAAACAGGCGTCATTGATAAATTGCAGGCACAAGGACTGCCGCCGGGTGTCCAGTTGCGCATGACGGGAACGGCCGACAGCCTGAACCAGACCTGGGCGCATATGAAATTCGATCTGTTGATTGCCGTCGTTATTGTCTATCTGGTGATGGCCGTCCTGTTTGAAAGTTTCGTCTATCCGATGGTCATCATGCTGTCGGTGCCACTGGCGACAGCCGGCGGTGTACTGGGGCTGGCGGTGATGAACCAGTTCACGTTCCAGCCGCTCGACATGCTTACGCTATTGGGTTTCGTGATCCTGATCGGGATTGTCGTCAACAACGCCATTCTTCTTGTACACCAGACGCTTTATCATATGCGCGAGGAAGGTATGTTCGTTACCGACGCCATCATGGAATCCACCTCGAACAGGATCAGGCCGATCTTCATGTCGACGACGACAAGTGTCTTCGGCATGATGCCGCTGGTGTTATTCCCGGGTGCCGGATCGGAATTGTATCGCGGCCTTGGGTCGGTGGTCCTTGGCGGCTTGTCGCTTTCCGCAATTCTGACACTGGCAATCATTCCGCCGTTGATGTCGCTTTTCTGTGCCGCTGTCGAGCGCAACCGTGATGAGCGCATGCAGCGAAAGGCCGATCAGGACGCCGATGACCGCAAGAGCGGCCTTCCGGCTATCGAGGACAAATCAGCCGATAGCACGACGATTACCTCTCCGACACCGAACAAGCCCCAGGCTGAACCCAACGCTGCGGAATAA
- a CDS encoding efflux RND transporter periplasmic adaptor subunit, which translates to MTTFGYRNIGQVFAALALSMFVMPPLHAQDAKEQPAAAAPKAKAVGMDTVRTEPLRQTVPVIGRFVPHQTGVVAVRVAGPVEKYMVEVGDRVAAGDVIALLVDNSFVWERNRRKADVASAQASLETSRASMQLLEQELKRLEGLKDSPAFSPARLSDKKQETIRAKSEVGEASAKLKSAQAELELGEIALANTVIHAPYDGIITERHSEAGAYLRVGDPTVTLLDDNNLEIEADVPAIRIDGLDRGRELKAVMEDGSELKAIVRAVIPDENPRTRTRRVRFVSDFTGPVRSKAANQTVTVYVPAGEIRDVVTVSKDAILNRGGTQLVVLNADGKATFTPVKLGQAIGQRFVVENGLKEGDEVVIRGNERLFPGEPIKNSNTPAAKDKAS; encoded by the coding sequence ATGACGACGTTCGGATACCGCAATATCGGACAGGTTTTTGCTGCTTTGGCGCTTTCAATGTTCGTCATGCCCCCTTTGCACGCTCAAGATGCGAAGGAGCAACCCGCAGCCGCCGCCCCAAAGGCGAAAGCTGTCGGCATGGATACTGTCCGCACAGAACCGCTGCGTCAGACCGTCCCTGTCATCGGCCGGTTTGTTCCCCATCAGACGGGAGTCGTCGCGGTGCGCGTCGCCGGCCCGGTTGAAAAATACATGGTTGAAGTCGGCGACCGGGTCGCCGCCGGCGATGTCATCGCCCTGCTCGTCGACAATTCCTTTGTCTGGGAGCGCAATCGCCGCAAAGCCGATGTCGCCAGCGCCCAGGCCAGCCTGGAAACCAGCCGCGCCAGTATGCAGCTTTTGGAGCAGGAATTGAAACGGCTTGAGGGTCTGAAGGATTCCCCTGCCTTCTCGCCGGCACGTCTCAGCGACAAAAAGCAGGAAACCATCCGTGCCAAGAGCGAGGTCGGCGAAGCCAGTGCCAAATTGAAATCCGCCCAGGCCGAGTTGGAACTGGGCGAGATCGCCCTCGCCAACACCGTTATTCATGCCCCCTATGACGGGATCATCACGGAGCGTCATTCCGAGGCTGGGGCGTATCTTCGCGTCGGAGATCCCACCGTCACCCTGCTTGACGACAACAATCTTGAAATCGAGGCAGATGTCCCGGCAATCCGGATCGACGGTCTTGACCGGGGTCGCGAACTGAAGGCGGTCATGGAAGACGGCTCTGAACTGAAAGCCATCGTCCGCGCCGTGATCCCCGACGAAAACCCGCGCACACGGACCCGCCGCGTCCGCTTTGTTTCCGATTTCACCGGCCCTGTCCGCTCCAAGGCAGCCAATCAGACCGTGACCGTTTATGTTCCGGCCGGCGAAATCCGTGATGTCGTGACCGTCAGCAAGGACGCCATCCTGAATCGCGGTGGCACACAGCTTGTCGTGCTCAATGCCGACGGCAAGGCAACCTTTACACCGGTCAAGCTTGGCCAGGCGATCGGCCAGCGGTTTGTCGTTGAGAATGGCCTTAAGGAGGGCGACGAAGTCGTCATTCGGGGTAACGAGCGGCTGTTCCCCGGCGAGCCGATCAAAAACAGCAATACCCCGGCGGCAAAGGACAAAGCATCATGA
- a CDS encoding c-type cytochrome → MAKISLMRMLKHLIFATATFLLLSGEGNADLIGHGGMVRSVDVSTDGKLVITGSFDFSARVWNFGDQSELAVLDLHEGPVTSVTFDPTGKRALTTSDDYRAIIWDLASFTPIHKLTGHKHKVMTAAFSPSGKLAATGSWDKSIKIWDLQSGSEIRALQTNSPVNAVIFTQDGKYLLSGGHHPVIELWNADTGDIAGKLEGHLMGVTALSLSPDGKQLLSASIDKTIRLWDLEKMAEVRKLDVRDGQVYDVEFSPDGKRALTAGKDGYIVEWDLSSGNPVHEIAAHERIAWAATYTPDGRFAVSASSDEQARIWHIETGDRIGQTYIAENEPQPWLESNHPGARLFTKCAKCHALSADGPARSGPHFGGLFNREAGAVENYRYSAALTGVKFRWDEKNLFRLFSEGPDKMLPGTKMPVQRVTDNKQLSDLVDYLRALTTKGN, encoded by the coding sequence GTGGCCAAAATATCCCTTATGCGAATGCTTAAGCATCTGATCTTCGCGACAGCGACCTTTCTGCTTCTTTCTGGCGAAGGAAATGCAGACCTGATTGGGCACGGCGGCATGGTCAGGAGCGTCGATGTATCGACCGATGGCAAACTTGTCATAACCGGCAGTTTTGATTTCTCGGCGCGGGTATGGAATTTCGGCGATCAAAGCGAACTTGCCGTGCTGGACCTTCATGAGGGGCCCGTAACAAGCGTCACATTCGACCCGACAGGTAAGCGAGCACTGACCACGAGTGACGATTATCGGGCGATTATTTGGGATCTCGCCTCATTTACGCCAATTCACAAATTAACAGGTCACAAGCACAAGGTGATGACTGCTGCTTTTTCGCCGTCCGGCAAGTTGGCCGCAACGGGGTCGTGGGACAAATCCATCAAGATATGGGATTTGCAATCCGGCAGTGAAATCAGAGCTTTGCAAACCAACAGCCCGGTCAACGCCGTGATCTTTACTCAGGACGGAAAATATCTGCTGAGCGGCGGCCATCATCCTGTCATTGAACTCTGGAATGCCGATACGGGGGATATTGCCGGAAAGCTCGAAGGCCATTTGATGGGGGTCACCGCGTTGAGCCTGTCACCGGACGGAAAGCAACTGCTGTCGGCAAGCATCGACAAGACCATTCGGCTCTGGGATCTGGAAAAGATGGCTGAAGTGCGCAAACTCGATGTGCGCGACGGCCAGGTTTACGACGTGGAATTTTCACCCGACGGCAAGCGTGCATTAACCGCGGGTAAGGACGGCTATATCGTTGAATGGGATTTATCCAGCGGCAATCCGGTCCATGAAATCGCAGCACATGAACGCATTGCCTGGGCCGCGACATACACCCCGGACGGACGGTTCGCCGTTTCTGCGAGTTCCGACGAGCAGGCAAGAATTTGGCACATCGAGACAGGTGACAGGATCGGGCAAACCTATATCGCCGAAAACGAACCGCAGCCATGGCTGGAGAGCAATCATCCCGGGGCCAGGCTTTTTACCAAGTGTGCGAAATGCCATGCGCTAAGCGCCGACGGTCCTGCACGTTCGGGCCCGCATTTCGGGGGCCTCTTTAACCGCGAGGCCGGTGCTGTGGAAAACTACCGGTACTCTGCTGCGTTGACAGGCGTTAAGTTCCGTTGGGACGAAAAGAACCTTTTCCGGTTGTTCAGCGAAGGGCCGGACAAGATGCTGCCCGGCACCAAAATGCCGGTACAACGTGTAACCGATAACAAGCAGTTATCGGATCTTGTGGACTATCTCCGTGCCCTGACGACAAAGGGTAACTGA
- a CDS encoding histone deacetylase family protein, which produces MTTFLYSHPACIEHDPGEYHPERPDRLRAVMAGLEDEKFQHLHREEAPVVDLADVKLVHKAEYVDMIMDNVPSEGRVRLDPDTAMSPKSGEATQRAAGAGVAAVDAVIAKQARNAFCAVRPPGHHAESSQAMGFCLFNSAAAAAFHARAKHGLERVCVIDFDVHHGNGTQHSFEHVDGLFYGSSHQYPAYPGTGSTSERGQYGNVCNVPLAPGTGSKGFRDGYEEVMLPAIRAFNPELIIISAGFDAHKNDPLAQLELETADYRWVTDKLLDVADEVCDGRVVSMLEGGYDLDALRVSVMEHVQSLMEH; this is translated from the coding sequence ATGACGACTTTTCTTTATTCCCATCCGGCCTGCATCGAGCACGATCCTGGCGAATACCATCCGGAACGCCCGGATCGGCTACGCGCCGTCATGGCCGGGCTGGAGGACGAAAAATTTCAGCATCTGCATCGTGAGGAAGCACCGGTCGTCGACCTGGCCGACGTCAAGCTGGTGCATAAGGCAGAATATGTCGACATGATCATGGATAATGTGCCGAGCGAGGGGCGCGTCAGGCTCGACCCCGATACGGCAATGTCACCGAAATCGGGTGAAGCCACGCAGCGCGCTGCAGGTGCCGGGGTTGCTGCCGTCGATGCGGTTATAGCCAAGCAGGCGAGGAATGCCTTTTGCGCGGTCCGTCCGCCGGGTCATCACGCCGAATCTTCGCAGGCCATGGGCTTCTGTCTTTTCAATTCGGCTGCGGCTGCAGCTTTTCATGCCCGTGCCAAGCATGGTCTGGAGCGTGTCTGCGTGATTGATTTCGATGTGCATCACGGCAATGGCACGCAGCACAGTTTTGAGCATGTGGATGGCTTGTTTTACGGCTCGTCGCACCAGTACCCTGCCTATCCGGGGACCGGCTCCACCTCGGAACGCGGCCAGTACGGCAATGTCTGCAATGTGCCGCTGGCGCCGGGGACGGGCTCGAAAGGTTTCCGAGACGGGTATGAGGAAGTCATGCTGCCGGCGATCCGTGCCTTCAATCCGGAACTGATCATCATTTCGGCCGGTTTCGATGCGCACAAGAACGATCCACTGGCGCAACTGGAGCTGGAGACCGCGGATTACCGCTGGGTCACAGACAAGCTGCTTGATGTGGCGGACGAGGTCTGTGACGGGCGGGTTGTCTCGATGCTGGAGGGTGGCTACGACCTCGATGCCCTGCGTGTCAGTGTCATGGAGCACGTGCAATCGCTGATGGAGCATTGA
- a CDS encoding exodeoxyribonuclease VII small subunit → MAKDKAAEHEKIPDEIAEMSFEAALEELEGIVRELEAGEGDLDTSINGYTRGVFLKRHCEAKLKEAEARIDKIVVGTNGAVDTQPLDDA, encoded by the coding sequence ATGGCCAAGGACAAAGCCGCAGAGCACGAAAAAATTCCGGACGAAATTGCCGAAATGAGCTTCGAGGCAGCACTCGAAGAGCTTGAGGGTATCGTGCGTGAACTTGAAGCCGGTGAAGGGGATCTCGACACCTCGATCAACGGGTACACTCGCGGTGTTTTCCTGAAGCGTCATTGCGAGGCCAAGCTCAAGGAAGCGGAAGCTCGCATCGACAAGATCGTTGTCGGCACAAACGGTGCGGTTGATACACAACCCCTCGACGACGCCTGA
- a CDS encoding TetR/AcrR family transcriptional regulator yields MAVSLEKSANQLSPASAAKHEAIVCAAARVFMSMGYGAASMDLIASEAGVSKQTVYSHFGAKEALFEEIVSSKCKELMRANGGHVMRDAPPELMLFETARLFLTLVLSKESITLYRTILSECERFPELAQAFYRAGPKSAMESLAADLDVLASQGKLKIEDPKAAAGLFFAMLRGDLHMQCILALRELPGPDEISEKARAATDVFIRAHRPD; encoded by the coding sequence GTGGCGGTTTCATTGGAAAAATCGGCAAATCAATTGTCTCCGGCATCGGCTGCAAAACATGAAGCCATTGTCTGTGCGGCAGCCCGTGTTTTCATGTCGATGGGCTACGGTGCGGCGAGCATGGACCTGATTGCTTCCGAAGCCGGTGTGTCAAAGCAGACGGTTTACAGTCACTTCGGCGCTAAAGAGGCATTGTTCGAGGAAATCGTCAGCAGTAAGTGCAAAGAATTGATGCGGGCGAACGGCGGACACGTCATGCGGGATGCTCCCCCCGAACTCATGCTTTTTGAAACAGCCAGGTTGTTTCTGACACTTGTGTTGAGCAAGGAAAGCATCACACTTTACCGGACGATATTGTCCGAATGCGAACGTTTTCCTGAACTCGCGCAGGCATTTTATCGGGCCGGACCGAAATCAGCGATGGAAAGCCTGGCGGCAGACCTCGATGTATTGGCATCGCAGGGAAAGTTGAAAATAGAAGATCCAAAAGCCGCTGCCGGCTTGTTTTTCGCCATGCTGCGCGGCGATTTACACATGCAGTGTATCCTGGCGCTGCGCGAATTACCGGGTCCAGACGAAATCTCGGAAAAAGCACGCGCCGCAACGGATGTCTTCATCCGTGCCCACCGGCCGGACTGA